In Acidisarcina polymorpha, the DNA window GATATGAGTGCGATCGACAAGAGCATTCGTCCTGGTGACAACTTCTTCCTCTATGCAAACGGGAATTACATTCGAAATCTCACGATTCCTGCCGATAAAACATCGACCGGTTTGCTGGGCATAATGGACGACCAGAGCGAAGCAAAGTTGCACCAACTAATGGAAGCTGAGCTGCTTCACCCCTCTGGGACACCGGACGAAGATAAAGTCTTGAATTTCTACAAAGCGTTCATGAACCAAGAGCGGATAGAAGCACTGGGGACGGGACCCCTCAAGAGCGATTTCGACCGTGTTCGCGCAATCCGATCGAAAGCAGAGATGAGTCAGTTTATGGGGACGACCACGAAGACATTTGGTGCCTCCATCATTAGAACGGAGGTCGTCCCGGACAGTCGCGACACGACACATGAGGTACTCGAACTGTCGCAGAGCGGTTTAGGTTTACCAGGTCGAGAGTTCTATTTGAAGCCGGAGCTCGCTGCCAAAAAGGATAAATACCAGGATTACATCGCTTCAATTCTGCGATTAGCGAACTGGCCGGAAGCAGAGCGGCAGGCTGTCTCGATCGTCGAATTTGAAACTCGACTCGCTGAAGCTAGCTGGGGGGACGAGCAAGAGCGGGATCTGGTCAAGACTTACAACCCAATGAGCCTGGAGGAAGTGACTAAAGCAGTCCCGGGCTTCGATATTCGAGGATTCCTGAAGGCCGCCGATTACGGAAGCGAAAGACGTTTCACGATCAGAGAGAAATCCGCACTGCCCGTCTTGGCATCGGTCTTCTCCGCTACGTCATTAGATACGCTGAAGGCTTGGGAAGCGTTTCATATCGCCGATCAGTCCTCTGGGTTTCTTCCTCAACGCTTTGTGGATGCCGCATTCGAATTTCGGAACCACTCGCTCTACGGCCAACCTCAGATCGCGCCCCGCTGGCAACGCGCGATAAGCCAAGAAAATTACAGAATTGGCGATGCCTTGGGTAGGTTGTATGTCGCCCACTATTTCACTCCAAAGGCCAAGGACCAGATGGAGCAGCTCGTTGCGAATCTTAAGGCCGCATTCCATGATCGGCTGGAGCGAGCGGCTTGGATGTCGGAGGCAACACGAGCGGAGGCAATCAAAAAACTGGATACCATGAGTGTCGGAATCGGCTATCCCACAAAATGGAAGCGTTATGATTTTGATGTCAGTCCGACGGATTTATACGGAGATGCAGAGCGGTCGATCGCCTGGAAACATCGCGAAGCCATCGAGCGATTGCATCACCCTGTCGACAGA includes these proteins:
- a CDS encoding M13 family metallopeptidase, whose amino-acid sequence is MNKLAVIALGMTLSPTISSLSQTTGGDANRVRSETGGRSWGFDMSAIDKSIRPGDNFFLYANGNYIRNLTIPADKTSTGLLGIMDDQSEAKLHQLMEAELLHPSGTPDEDKVLNFYKAFMNQERIEALGTGPLKSDFDRVRAIRSKAEMSQFMGTTTKTFGASIIRTEVVPDSRDTTHEVLELSQSGLGLPGREFYLKPELAAKKDKYQDYIASILRLANWPEAERQAVSIVEFETRLAEASWGDEQERDLVKTYNPMSLEEVTKAVPGFDIRGFLKAADYGSERRFTIREKSALPVLASVFSATSLDTLKAWEAFHIADQSSGFLPQRFVDAAFEFRNHSLYGQPQIAPRWQRAISQENYRIGDALGRLYVAHYFTPKAKDQMEQLVANLKAAFHDRLERAAWMSEATRAEAIKKLDTMSVGIGYPTKWKRYDFDVSPTDLYGDAERSIAWKHREAIERLHHPVDREAWNDLVPQSSASEYESSINRITFPAANFQFPFFDPNADPAVNYGAIGVVIGHEITHGFDDEGRHTDSAGLLRDWWTAEDEQKFKVQAERLSQQYSAFEPLPGVHVNGALTLGEDLADTGGMALSLDAYHRSLGGAAAPILDGTTGDQRFFLSCAQIWAGKTREESIRRQLTNNPHPPGEQRVNGEVRNLDEWYAAFDVKPGDKLYIAPEDRVRIW